In Alkalihalobacillus sp. FSL W8-0930, a single window of DNA contains:
- a CDS encoding dsDNA nuclease domain-containing protein, whose protein sequence is MDIGKEIDQTIKKNLESKLTIYLTEIGEASTFSQKDKNDFIEEILSGKVLDFSGVTAMRGFVYQYYVAINYLIDMISKEDAWWDRVILELLDDVALCSKEKLRFVQVKTKRETDIETKLTLGDLHSRVKQKGSWLDKLFLLNTQVLKSDNGEIIKDGSHYSKYELEFELATNTPYHKDVAVYEKDDKYFSEVDKESYKKLEEKINCSNLQWEIEHGLKTFKFTNKSYMENSRSINWYLDSFRVKRHGSMSALKTSVIDKITSHTNGYKDEYHKYKSTLIFNMILNEIIEKTCRDDSGVSEGDFVLDKSEFENLFAGFIERANAQAIEQNKSNNLQNLFDECFKKIHQDFNSNNWNSRIEQELLITLDEVEKYFLENIMNDDLFIYQRFLNRFYYIKNSYNQVPLNEFDDKVSIKNALKVFIYILTYFKHKDFTPKAAELLFFKGTDKEGKDKVFTAYNVNNKSDLELSIKFVRSSAQRCTISQEFNHDYYCLMTNVKEEEFKRPPKKDSVNKTIIDLDSPGHDNEMKKPFDPKDITEVLENIKFLSLDKMNRYFDSLNKELEDEISLQSDYEFWSETILFNLVDEWLKGE, encoded by the coding sequence TTGGATATAGGTAAGGAAATAGATCAAACAATCAAGAAAAATCTAGAAAGTAAGCTAACTATATATTTAACAGAGATTGGTGAGGCAAGTACATTTTCTCAAAAAGATAAAAATGATTTCATTGAAGAAATTCTGAGTGGAAAAGTTTTAGATTTTAGTGGTGTAACGGCAATGAGGGGTTTTGTCTACCAGTATTATGTTGCAATTAACTATTTAATAGACATGATATCCAAAGAAGATGCATGGTGGGATAGAGTCATCTTAGAATTACTAGATGATGTAGCATTGTGTAGTAAAGAAAAATTAAGATTCGTTCAAGTTAAGACAAAGCGTGAGACGGATATAGAGACTAAATTAACATTAGGTGATTTACATTCAAGGGTTAAACAAAAAGGTAGCTGGCTAGATAAGCTATTTTTGTTAAATACACAAGTTCTTAAGAGTGATAATGGAGAGATAATTAAAGATGGTAGTCATTATAGCAAATATGAATTAGAGTTTGAGTTGGCTACTAATACTCCTTATCACAAAGATGTGGCTGTTTATGAAAAAGATGACAAGTATTTTTCCGAAGTTGATAAGGAATCTTATAAGAAATTAGAAGAAAAAATTAATTGTTCAAATCTTCAATGGGAAATAGAACATGGCTTAAAAACATTTAAATTCACTAATAAAAGCTATATGGAGAATTCTAGATCTATCAATTGGTATTTGGATAGTTTTAGAGTAAAGAGACATGGTAGCATGAGTGCACTTAAAACATCAGTTATTGATAAAATTACGAGTCATACTAATGGTTATAAAGATGAATATCATAAATATAAGTCTACACTTATTTTTAACATGATACTTAATGAAATAATTGAAAAGACTTGTCGTGATGACTCAGGAGTTAGTGAGGGAGACTTTGTTTTAGACAAAAGTGAATTTGAGAATCTCTTCGCAGGATTTATTGAGAGAGCAAATGCACAAGCAATTGAACAGAACAAGAGTAATAATCTACAAAACCTATTTGATGAATGTTTTAAAAAGATTCACCAAGATTTCAATTCAAACAATTGGAATAGCAGAATAGAACAAGAGCTATTAATAACCTTAGACGAGGTTGAAAAGTATTTTTTAGAAAATATCATGAACGATGATTTATTTATATATCAAAGGTTTCTAAATAGGTTCTATTATATTAAGAACTCATATAATCAAGTACCACTTAATGAATTTGATGATAAAGTAAGCATTAAGAACGCTTTAAAAGTATTTATATATATATTGACTTATTTTAAACATAAAGATTTCACTCCTAAAGCAGCTGAATTATTATTTTTTAAAGGTACAGATAAGGAAGGAAAAGATAAGGTTTTTACTGCTTACAATGTCAATAATAAAAGTGATTTAGAACTTTCTATTAAATTCGTTAGATCATCAGCTCAAAGATGTACAATATCTCAAGAATTCAATCATGATTATTATTGTTTAATGACAAATGTTAAAGAAGAAGAGTTTAAAAGGCCTCCAAAGAAAGATAGTGTCAATAAAACAATTATTGATTTAGATTCACCTGGTCATGATAATGAGATGAAAAAGCCTTTTGATCCGAAGGATATTACAGAAGTTCTTGAGAATATAAAATTTCTATCATTAGATAAAATGAATCGATATTTCGACTCGCTTAATAAAGAATTAGAAGATGAAATCTCTTTACAGTCTGATTATGAATTTTGGAGTGAAACTATATTATTCAATTTAGTTGATGAATGGTTAAAAGGAGAATGA
- a CDS encoding ABC-three component system middle component 1: protein MNKNLIIERLTKNFNYEEYNIDDQKLNVMLRDRGLEVWINDSRCMVTKEFNSAIQLEDWHNDQIIISFLHDLIPSKFKNNLYFLLSINLDQTEFTSSMSTINEIEKDSKVCRKYVLKTLSDLQRVPSLSEFSNTGESYELFDFDKAFKDHLFGDEDDNPILEFSDFIDLYLNYYNVEEETIVESKNEILKKIINERAGYYEIRKVNN, encoded by the coding sequence ATGAATAAAAACTTAATTATTGAGAGACTTACTAAAAATTTTAATTACGAGGAATATAATATCGACGATCAAAAATTGAATGTTATGCTGAGAGATAGAGGGCTTGAAGTTTGGATAAATGATTCAAGATGTATGGTAACTAAAGAATTTAACAGTGCTATTCAATTAGAGGATTGGCACAATGACCAAATTATTATATCTTTTTTACATGATTTAATTCCCTCTAAATTTAAGAACAATTTATATTTCCTTTTGAGTATCAATCTTGATCAAACAGAATTTACCTCTTCAATGAGCACCATAAATGAAATTGAAAAAGACAGCAAGGTATGTAGAAAATATGTTCTAAAAACTTTAAGTGATCTTCAAAGAGTACCCTCTCTTAGTGAGTTTAGTAACACTGGTGAGTCATATGAATTATTCGATTTTGATAAGGCTTTTAAAGATCATTTATTTGGGGATGAAGATGACAATCCGATTTTAGAATTTAGTGATTTTATAGATCTTTATTTAAATTATTATAATGTAGAAGAAGAGACTATAGTGGAATCAAAGAACGAAATACTAAAAAAAATTATTAATGAAAGAGCTGGTTATTATGAAATTAGAAAAGTTAACAATTAA